The sequence below is a genomic window from Deinococcus terrestris.
CGGTCGCCTGCCTGGACCGGCAGATGATGACAGCCGGGTGGGAGAGACCGGTCCGCGAGGGTCATTGTGCCGCCCGCGTACTCCGCCCGAACCGACGACGCCCCGGTGAAGGTCAAGGTGGCGGCATATCGGCCCGCGACGACATGCTGGGCGCCTCCTTTGTGCCACGAGCGTTCGGCCTGTGCCACCTTGTCCGAGGTCTGGAAAGGGACATGGGGGATGGTGCAGGCGGCTAGCAACAGGACGAGCGTGACCGCAGAAACCAGTCGCAGACGAGCAGAAACCGTCATCGTGAACCTCCGGGGAACGGGACGTGCCCTCAGCCTAACCGGGTAGGGCCTGCCAGGACGCCGCACATCCAAAGCGGTCACGTAGAACTGACCCCCGCCCTCGCTCCCCTACAATCCGGCCCGTGACGGCTCCGCCCCCCCTGCCCGCCTCCCTCGCCTCCCTCTCGCCCGCCGACATGCTGCTGCGGCTGCGGGCGGCGGGGGCGCCGGGGGTCGCGCTGCTGGAATCGCTGGGGCCAGTCGTGGAGTACGGACGGTATTCCTTCCTGAGTGCCTGGCCCGTGCGGGTGCAGGAGGACGTGCCCGAGCGCCCCGCCGGGAGCGCCCTCTTCCCTGCGTGGCTGGGAGGCCTGAAGTACGAGGCGGCAGGCGCCTTTGGGCTGGACACCCACGCCCCGGACAGGCGGGCAGGGTGGTGGGGCCTCTATCCCAGTGGGCTGGTGTGGGACCGCGCGGCGGGCACGCTGGAAGCCGTGGGCGAAGCCGGACATGTGGACTGGGCGGCGGTGCTCGCGGGACAACCCGCGCCCCAACCGACCCTCCGCGTGGGCACCTTCGGGGCCGACGACGTGGACTACCCGGCGGGCGTCCGCGCCGTGCAGGAGCTGATCCGGGCCGGGGAGGTCTATCAGGTCAACCTCTCGCGGGGGGTGCGGGCAACTGCCGAGGGCGATCCCCTCGCCGCCTACCTGCGGCTGCGGGAGGTCAACCCCAGCCCGTTCATGGCCTTTGTGGACCTGGGGAACGAGGTCATCGTGTCGTGCTCCCCCGAGCGGCTGGTGCTGTGGACGGAGGGGGAAGTGTCGGCCCGGCCCATCGCGGGCACCCGGCGCCGGGGCGACACGCCGGGGGAGGACGCGGCGCTGGAGCGCGAACTCCGCTCGGACCCCAAGGAGACCGCCGAACACACCATGCTGGTGGACCTCGTGCGGCACGACCTGGGGCGGGTGGCCGCGCCCGGCACGGTGACGGTGCCCGACTTCGGGTTGGTGGAGCGCTACAGCCACGTCATGCACCTCGTCTCGGAGGTGCGGGCGCGGGCGCGGGAAGACCTGACCGTCCGCGAACTGCTCGCCGCCACCTTTCCCGGCGGCACGATCACGGGGGCTCCCAAACCCCGCGTGATGACCGCGATCCATGACCTCGAACCCGGCCCACGCGGGTGGTACACGGGCGGGGTGGGGATCGTCAGCGGGGCGCGGGTGGACGTGAACATCCTGATTCGGACGGCGGGGTTCAGTCGCCAGCTTCCATCGGCCAGCTCCCAGCCGGACAAGCTGGAAGCTGGCGACTGGCCGCTGGACGCTCCCACCTGGACCGTCACCGTCCGCGCGGGCGGCGGCACCGTCATCGACGCCGACCCCCGGCGGGAGGCGCAGGAGACGGTCCACAAGGCGCAGGCCCTCCTCGCGGTCCTCGCGGGGCAGCCGGGGCGCCCGCCGCAGCCGCCCGCGCCGCCCGTGCCGGGGCGCCCCTGGGCACCGCCGCCCGCCGGGACGCGCACGGGGCTGCGGGTGCTGGTGCTCGACAACCGGGATTCCTTCACCCTCAACCTCGTCCACGACCTCCTCGCGCTGGGGGCCGAGGTGGACCTGCGGACCCAGGACGAGAGCGCCGACGCGCTGCTGGCCTCCCGCCCCGACGCCGTGCTGGTGGGGCCGGGGCCGGGCACTCCTGCCACGAGCGGCCCCACGCTGGAGCTGACCCGCCGCTGCCTGGAGGGAGGCGTGCCGCTGCTGGGCGTCTGCCTGGGGCATCAGGCGCTGGGCGAGGTGCTGGGGGGCCGGGTGGAGCGGGCGGCCCCGGTCCACGGTCGTCCGGCGGCGGTGCGGCACACGGGGGCGGGCCTCTTCGCCGGGATCGCGGACGGTGCTCCCTTCGGCCGCTATCACTCGCTGGTGGTGCGCGGCCTGCCGGGCGAGCTGGTGACCGCCCGCAGCGAGGACGGCGAGGTGATGGCGCTGGAGGTGCCGGGCCGCCCCGCCTGGGGGGTGCAGTTCCACCCCGAAAGTGTGCTGAGTCCGGCCGGGCGGGTGCTGCTGGGCAACTGGCTGCGGCTCAGCCGGGAGGCGCGGGGGTGAGGCCCCTGCCGCCCGAGGTCAACGCGCCCGCCTGGCTGCTGGGCGAGTCGGCCTTTACCACCGTGCGGACGTGGAACGGGGCGGCGCTGCTCTGGCCCCAGCACCTCGCCCGGCTGCGCGGGACATGCGCGTGGCTGGGCCTCCCCGACCCGGAAGAGAAGCTGCCCCGGCTGGAAACGGCGGGCTGGGGCCTGCTGCGCGTCACCGTGACCCCGGACGGGACATTCTGGTCTTGGCGACCGCTCGCACCGGGGCCGAGATCGGAGGGGGGCGTCGCCGTGCGGCTCACCGACGTGCAGGTCCATTTGCAACTCGCCGCTCACAAGACCGGGAACTACCTGCCCTATCTCCTCGCGGGGCGGGGGGCAGCCGGGGCTTTTGAGGGCTGGTTGACGGACGGGACTGGGCATATCGTCGACGGGAGCCGCACCTCGCCGCTGCTGGAGTTGGACGGGGGGCTGGTCGTGCCCTCGGGCGGGTTGCCGGGAGTGACGCGGGCGGCTTTCCTGGCAGGGCAGACGTTCGAGACCCGGCCCGTCACCGTGGCCGAGCTGCCCAGCGTCACCCGCGCGTGGGTGTGCGGCAGCGGGGTGGGGGTGGTTCCGGTGCGCCAGATCGTGGGGGAGGGCTGGGAGGTCAACCTCCCCGCCGAGTGGCCCACGGTGACCGACCGGGCGCTGGTGTGGCCGGGAGCGCAAGCACGTCCTTGACGCTGTTCGGACGCTGCCAGACAACGAAGGAGCGGCGAGGTCTCCCCCGCCGCTCCTGTCTCGCCTCCCGGCTCTAGCGCCCGTCTTGCCCCTCGCGCTCGCTCTGGAGGCGGCCACCGCCCACCGCGTCTTCGAGGCGCAGGGCACCGTGTCGGCGCATCAGGCTAAGGGCCTCGTCGGCGCGGCGGCCGTCGGGGTCGCGGGCGATCACGAGGACGTGGCCGTCGCCCATCGCCTGCTGAAAGCGCTCGGCCTCGGCGGGGGGCACGCCCATGCGGCGCAGCAGCTTGACGTAGTCACCGTGGTCACTGCCCGTCAGTGCCCCGAAGATGCCGCCCAGGCCCGCTCCGCCGATCACGCCGAACAGGATGGTCAGCAGGCCGCCTTCCTGATAGACGCGGGTTTCGGGAATCCACAGCAGCAGCAGCCAGATGGGTACGGTGAGGGCCAGGGCCGCCAGCACCCCCCGGAGAATGCCGCGAATCACGTTGGCCGACCCACCCGGCGCGCCCTCCTCGGGGCTGATGCCGGTGGCCTGCGCGAGGTCGTTTTCGGCCACCGCGTCGGCCAGAGCAAAGGCGAGGCGGTCACGGTCGAAGCCACGGGCCTGAAGAGCGGTCAGGGCGCCCTGGGCTTGCCGGGGATCACGAAAGAGGGCAACGACGCTTTCCATTCCTCCGGTTTTACCACGCCCCAGCGCCCCGCGGCGAGGGACAGGCGGGCCGGGCTGTCCCCCGCCGGGTGGGGGGGGGCCAGACCTTGCGCCCGGCGGTACGTTCCGCCCAGGGGTCCTTTCCTATACTGCCCGCATGACTGGCGTGGCCGCCCTGACCCTCCCCGGTACCGCTTTCGAGGCGCGGCTGCGCGAGGTGCTGCGCTCGCGCGTGGCCTTTATCGAGCTGATCGGAGACGACCTCGTGGCCGCCGGGGGCAAGCGGGCCCGCCCCGCCGTGACGCTGCTCGCGGCGCAGGCCCTCGGCGCCCGGCCGGAGGCGCCGGAGTGGGGGCACGTCACGGACCTCGCCGTCTGCGTGGAGCTTCTGCACTCGGCCTCGCTGCTGCACGACGACCTGATCGACGACGCCGACACCCGCCGGGGCCAGCCCGCCGCCTTCCGGCGCTTCGGCAACGTGGTCAGCGTGATGAGCGGCGACTTCATGCTCTCGCGGCTGCTCACGCTGCTGGCCGGATTGCCCGGAGGCGCCGACCTGACCCGCGCCTTCGGGGACGCGGCCTCGCGCATCTGCGAGGGCGAGGTGCTGCAATTCCAGGTCGCGGCCTACGGGGAATACAGCCTGGAGGCCTACCTGGAAGTCATCGGCGGCAAGACGGCGGCCTTGCTCGCGCTGGCGGCCTGCGGTCCCGCGTGGCTGCTGGGCGCCTCCGCCGCGCAGCGCGAGGCCCTGGCGACCTTCGGCTGGGAATACGGCCTGGCCTTTCAGATGCGCGACGACCTGCTGGACCTGACGGGCGACGAGGCGGCCCTGGGCAAGCCCGTCGGCGGCGACCTGCGCGAGGGCAAGGCCACCCTGCCGGTGCTGGACCTGCTCGCGGGGCCGCACGCGGGCGAGGTGCGTGAGGTGCTGGAGCGCCGCGCCGCCCGCCCCGGCGACGTGGAGCGGGTGCGGGACCTCGTGGAAGGTACGGGAGCGGCCGAGCGCACGCACGCCGAGATTCGCCGCCGCGCCGACCTCGCCGCCAACGCGCTGGAGGCCCTGCCCCCCTCCGCCGCCCGCGAGGCCCTGGCGGACCTCGCCCGCCACGAGAGCCGCCGCCGGGCCTGAGTGTCTGCTGGCAAAGGCTCGTTCCCTGGCCGTCCCATCCTCGCGGACACTCTCTAGACCGGGTTCAAGTTCGGTGTGCCTGTGGCTGTCAGTTGCCAAGTCAGAGGGTGATTCACCCTCCCCCCTCTCCTCTGGAAGCATTTCCAAGTTCTTGCCGTCCAGGCAGGCGGTTTTCCGAGGTTGACGCTCTCAGGTTGCCCCGATACAACGGGGGTGCCCCCGGCAAGTGGGGCGGGGCCGGAGCCGGGACGCGCGGCGCTGCGGCGCGTGTATCCTCGGGCGGACACCGGGACGAACCCCAAAGGAGCGTGATGAGGGCATCAGGACTCAACTGGCAGGGCCTCATGGAGCAACTCCAGGAGGCTTTGCCCCACTGCGAGGTGACTGACCAGTCGCTCGCGTATTTCAAGTATCCCCGGCGCACCGTCGCCGTGAACCTGCCCGTGCGGATGGACGACGGGCGCATTCAGGTCTTCCGGGGCTACCGCACGGTGCATTCCACCGCGCGGGGGCCGAGCATGGGCGGCGTGCGTTTCCGCACGGGCCTCAGCGCCCATGAGTGCGAGGTGCTCGCCGCAATCATGACCCTCAAGGCGGCGGTCGCGGACCTGCCCCTCGGCGGTGCCAAGGGCGGGGTGGACGTGGACCCGCAGACCCTCAGCCCGCATGAACTTGAGGGCCTGACCCGGCGCTACACCTCCGAACTCGTCGAGCTGATCGGTCCGTCCGAGGACATCCTCGCCCCCGACGTGGGCACCGACGCGCAGACCATGGCGTGGATACTCGATGCCTACGGTGAGAACACCGGATCGACCCAGGGCGGCATGGTGGTGGGCAAGCCCATCCCGCTGGGCGGCTCCTACGGCAGCAAGGACGCGCGGGGCCGCTCGGCGGCGATGGTGGCCGCGCAGGTGCTGGAAGACCGGGGCGAGAGCCTGCGCGGGGCGCGGGTCGCTGTCTACGGGTTCGGGGACGTGGGCCGCAAGGCCGCGCAGGTGCTGGCAGAGCGCGGCGCCCTCGTGATCGCGGTGTCCGACCAGCACGGAGCCTCCTTCGCCAGCGGCGGCCTCGACCTCACGGCACTCTCGGCCTACCGCGAGGAGCACGGCAGCGTGCGCGGCTTCGCCACCGAGATCAGTCCCGACGAGGTCGTCGAACTCGACGCGGACATCCTGATGCTGGCCTACGACTACGGCTCGGTGAACGCGGGCAACGCCTACGCGGTCCGCGCCCGTTACGTCGTGGAGGCCACCAACCGCGCCGTGCTGCCCGAGGCCGAGCGCGTCTTGCGGGCGCAGGGCGTGTGCGTGCTGCCCGACCTCGTCGCCAGCATCGGCGGCGTGATCGTGAACTACCTCGAGTGGGTGCAGGACGCCAGCAACTTCTTCTGGACGCCTGCCGAGGTCGAACGCGCCATCGACCTGCGGGTGAACGCAGCCCTGCGGGACGTGACCGCCTTTATGCGGACCCGCGACCTCGACATGCGGACGGCCGCCTACGCGCTGGCCCTGAACCGCCTGCACGAGGCGGCGGTGATGCGCGGCGTGTACCCGTAACCCAGGTTCCAGGCGCGTCCCCCCAGCCAGCGGCCACGCGCGAGCCGCCCCGTGCGGCAAAGTCGGACACCGTCACCCTGCCCCTTTCCCCGGAGGCTTTCCCACCATGACCACCACCCAGGACCCGCAGGCCCAACCGCCGCAAAATACGCAGCGCCTCGGCCAGCACACCATCCCCAGCTACCTCGACCCCAACAACATCGGCCCCTACGAGATCTTCCTTGAGCAGGTCGAGCGCGTCACGCCCTACCTCGGCAAGCTCGCCTACTGGGTCGAGACCCTCAAGCGGCCCAAGCGCATCCTCGTCGTGGACATTCCCATTCACCTCGACGACGGCACGGTCGCGCACTTCGAGGGCTACCGGGTGCAGCACAACACCTCGCGCGGGCCCGCCAAGGGCGGTATCCGCTACCACCAGGACGTGACCCTCAGTGAGGTGATGGCCCTTTCCGCGTGGATGACGGTCAAGAACGCCGCCGTGAACCTGCCCTACGGCGGCGGCAAGGGCGGCATCCGTATCGACCCGCGCAAGTACTCGACCGGGGAACTCGAGCGCCTGACCCGGCGCTACACCACCGAGATCGGACTGATCATCGGGCCGGACAAGGACATCCCCGCCCCCGACGTGAACACCGGGCCGAGAGAGATGGCCTGGATGATGGACACCTACTCCATGAACGTGGGCCGCACCTCGACCGGCGTGGTGACCGGCAAGCCCGTGACCCTGGGCGGCTCGCTGGGCCGCGCCGACGCGACCGGGCGCGGCGTCTTCGTGACGGGTGCCGAGGCGATGAAGAAGCTCGGGATGCCGATGGAAGGAGCGAAGGTCGCCGTGCAGGGCTTCGGCAACGTGGGCGAGGCCGCCGCCCGCATCTTCCACGGGCATGGGGCGAAGATCGTCGCCATTCAGGACGTGACGGGGACGATCTACAGCGAAGCAGGCATCGACCCGGCGGCGGCCCTGGCGCACCTGCGGCAGACAGGCAAGATCACCGACCTGCCCGGCACCGAGGAACTCACCCGTGACGAGTTCTGGGGAGTGGACTGCGACGTGCTGGTGCCCGCCGCGCTGGAAAAGCAGATCACGCTGGCAAACGCCGACCGCATCAAGGCCAAACTCATCGTGGAGGGCGCCAACGGCCCCACCATCCCCGCTGCCGACGACCTGCTGGCCGAGCGCGGCGTCACGGTGGTGCCCGATGTGCTCGCCAACGCAGGCGGCGTGACGGTGTCGTACTTCGAGTGGGTGCAGGACTTCTCGTCGTTCTTCTGGACCGAAGAGGAGATCAATGGCCGCCTCGACCGCATCATGGCGGAAGCCTTCCTGAGCCTGTGGGACGTGAAGGAGCGCCACGGCGTGACCCTGCGTACCGCCGTGTACATCGTGGCCTGCACGCGGGTGCTGGAGGCGCGGGCGCTGCGGGGGCTGTACCCGTAAGGGCGGCCAGCTTCCAGCCGCCAGCAAGTCCGAAAGCCTCAGCCCCGTGCTGGGGCTTTTTTGGCTGGTCGCTGGGGGCTGGCCGCTACAATGCCCCCCATGACCGACCCCCTCCGCGGCTGGCAGCCCGCACCTCCCGGCTTCAAGCATGTCGTGAGCGTGTCGCTGGGCAACTCCTCGCGCAATGCCCGCGAGGAACTGACCGTGCTGGGCCAGCCTTTCGTGCTCGAGCGGCTCGGGACGGACGGGGACGCGAAGAAGGCCGCCGCCCTGTTCGCCTCGCTCGACGGGCGGGTGGACGCCTTTGGGCTGGGGGGGGCGGACCTGTACCTGATCGCGGACGGGCGGCGCTACACCTTCAGCAACGTCCGCAAGCTGGTCTCGCACGCGCGGCTGACGCCCGTGCTGGACGGCAGCGGCCTGAAAAACACCCTGGAGCGCGACGCCATCGCGCAGCTTGACCCGGTGGTGGGGTGGCGGGAGCAGCGGGTGCTGATGGTCAGCGCGGTGGACCGCTTCGGGATGGCGGAGGCGCTGGCCGGGGCCGGGGCGGACGTGGTGTACGGCGACCTCGTCTTTGGCCTCAATGTCAACGTGCCGCTGCGGTCCATCGGGGCGTTGCGGCGGCTGGCGCGGCTGGCGCTTCCGGCCTTGACCCGGCTGCCGCAGGACTGGTTTTACCCGACCGGCGACAAGCAGAACTCCAGCGTGCAGGGCCAGGGCACCCGTTACTACGCCTGGGCCGACGTGATCGCCGGGGACACCCACTACGCCAAGCGCTACGCCCCGCGCGACCTCGCGGGCAAGACGGTCCTCACCCAGACCATCACGGAGGCCGACCGCACCTGGATGGAGGAACGCGGCGTGGCCCGGTTGATCACGACCACCCCGCGCATCGGCAAGCGCAACTTCGCCACCAATGTGCTGGAAGCCTTTTTCGTGGCGCTGAGCGGCAAGCAGGAGGCCCTGAGCGAAGGAGAGTACCTGCGTTATATCCGCGAGGTGGGCTTCCGGCCCGAGGTCACCGAACTGGGGCAACGGGCGCAGGGGCACGGCCCGGCCGTCTCCAGCGCCGTTCCCAGCGCGTCCCCACGCTGAAGCCCGGAGTCTTGTGCCCGGCGCGAGGTCTTCGCCGGGTGAACGGTGACGGGGGCCTGCGTCCCTCCCCTCTCCCCGAGCGTGAGGACCTCTCAACCTGACGCTCAGGTGAAGGCTGTGCCCACTGCCTACGCTAGGGCCAAGGACGTGACCCATGACCCAGCGAGATCCCCGGCTTGACCTGACGCCCGACCAGCGCACCCGCACCAATGTGGCGACCTACCCGACCTACGTGGAGGCGCAGCGGGCGGTGGATTACCTCAGCGACCAGAAGTTCCCGGTCGAGCGCACCGCCATCGTGGGCGAGGGCCTGAAGA
It includes:
- a CDS encoding quinate 5-dehydrogenase; the protein is MTDPLRGWQPAPPGFKHVVSVSLGNSSRNAREELTVLGQPFVLERLGTDGDAKKAAALFASLDGRVDAFGLGGADLYLIADGRRYTFSNVRKLVSHARLTPVLDGSGLKNTLERDAIAQLDPVVGWREQRVLMVSAVDRFGMAEALAGAGADVVYGDLVFGLNVNVPLRSIGALRRLARLALPALTRLPQDWFYPTGDKQNSSVQGQGTRYYAWADVIAGDTHYAKRYAPRDLAGKTVLTQTITEADRTWMEERGVARLITTTPRIGKRNFATNVLEAFFVALSGKQEALSEGEYLRYIREVGFRPEVTELGQRAQGHGPAVSSAVPSASPR
- a CDS encoding chorismate-binding protein, producing the protein MLLRLRAAGAPGVALLESLGPVVEYGRYSFLSAWPVRVQEDVPERPAGSALFPAWLGGLKYEAAGAFGLDTHAPDRRAGWWGLYPSGLVWDRAAGTLEAVGEAGHVDWAAVLAGQPAPQPTLRVGTFGADDVDYPAGVRAVQELIRAGEVYQVNLSRGVRATAEGDPLAAYLRLREVNPSPFMAFVDLGNEVIVSCSPERLVLWTEGEVSARPIAGTRRRGDTPGEDAALERELRSDPKETAEHTMLVDLVRHDLGRVAAPGTVTVPDFGLVERYSHVMHLVSEVRARAREDLTVRELLAATFPGGTITGAPKPRVMTAIHDLEPGPRGWYTGGVGIVSGARVDVNILIRTAGFSRQLPSASSQPDKLEAGDWPLDAPTWTVTVRAGGGTVIDADPRREAQETVHKAQALLAVLAGQPGRPPQPPAPPVPGRPWAPPPAGTRTGLRVLVLDNRDSFTLNLVHDLLALGAEVDLRTQDESADALLASRPDAVLVGPGPGTPATSGPTLELTRRCLEGGVPLLGVCLGHQALGEVLGGRVERAAPVHGRPAAVRHTGAGLFAGIADGAPFGRYHSLVVRGLPGELVTARSEDGEVMALEVPGRPAWGVQFHPESVLSPAGRVLLGNWLRLSREARG
- a CDS encoding Glu/Leu/Phe/Val family dehydrogenase — protein: MTTTQDPQAQPPQNTQRLGQHTIPSYLDPNNIGPYEIFLEQVERVTPYLGKLAYWVETLKRPKRILVVDIPIHLDDGTVAHFEGYRVQHNTSRGPAKGGIRYHQDVTLSEVMALSAWMTVKNAAVNLPYGGGKGGIRIDPRKYSTGELERLTRRYTTEIGLIIGPDKDIPAPDVNTGPREMAWMMDTYSMNVGRTSTGVVTGKPVTLGGSLGRADATGRGVFVTGAEAMKKLGMPMEGAKVAVQGFGNVGEAAARIFHGHGAKIVAIQDVTGTIYSEAGIDPAAALAHLRQTGKITDLPGTEELTRDEFWGVDCDVLVPAALEKQITLANADRIKAKLIVEGANGPTIPAADDLLAERGVTVVPDVLANAGGVTVSYFEWVQDFSSFFWTEEEINGRLDRIMAEAFLSLWDVKERHGVTLRTAVYIVACTRVLEARALRGLYP
- a CDS encoding aminotransferase class IV, which codes for MRPLPPEVNAPAWLLGESAFTTVRTWNGAALLWPQHLARLRGTCAWLGLPDPEEKLPRLETAGWGLLRVTVTPDGTFWSWRPLAPGPRSEGGVAVRLTDVQVHLQLAAHKTGNYLPYLLAGRGAAGAFEGWLTDGTGHIVDGSRTSPLLELDGGLVVPSGGLPGVTRAAFLAGQTFETRPVTVAELPSVTRAWVCGSGVGVVPVRQIVGEGWEVNLPAEWPTVTDRALVWPGAQARP
- a CDS encoding Glu/Leu/Phe/Val family dehydrogenase, coding for MRASGLNWQGLMEQLQEALPHCEVTDQSLAYFKYPRRTVAVNLPVRMDDGRIQVFRGYRTVHSTARGPSMGGVRFRTGLSAHECEVLAAIMTLKAAVADLPLGGAKGGVDVDPQTLSPHELEGLTRRYTSELVELIGPSEDILAPDVGTDAQTMAWILDAYGENTGSTQGGMVVGKPIPLGGSYGSKDARGRSAAMVAAQVLEDRGESLRGARVAVYGFGDVGRKAAQVLAERGALVIAVSDQHGASFASGGLDLTALSAYREEHGSVRGFATEISPDEVVELDADILMLAYDYGSVNAGNAYAVRARYVVEATNRAVLPEAERVLRAQGVCVLPDLVASIGGVIVNYLEWVQDASNFFWTPAEVERAIDLRVNAALRDVTAFMRTRDLDMRTAAYALALNRLHEAAVMRGVYP
- a CDS encoding polyprenyl synthetase family protein; this translates as MTGVAALTLPGTAFEARLREVLRSRVAFIELIGDDLVAAGGKRARPAVTLLAAQALGARPEAPEWGHVTDLAVCVELLHSASLLHDDLIDDADTRRGQPAAFRRFGNVVSVMSGDFMLSRLLTLLAGLPGGADLTRAFGDAASRICEGEVLQFQVAAYGEYSLEAYLEVIGGKTAALLALAACGPAWLLGASAAQREALATFGWEYGLAFQMRDDLLDLTGDEAALGKPVGGDLREGKATLPVLDLLAGPHAGEVREVLERRAARPGDVERVRDLVEGTGAAERTHAEIRRRADLAANALEALPPSAAREALADLARHESRRRA